The Trichosurus vulpecula isolate mTriVul1 chromosome 4, mTriVul1.pri, whole genome shotgun sequence genome contains a region encoding:
- the ADORA1 gene encoding adenosine receptor A1 isoform X2 — protein MWSLRYKMVVTQRRASVAIAGCWLLSFLVGLTPMFGWNNLDKLKQEANGSLGDLVIKCEFEKVISMEYMVYFNFFVWVLPPLLLMVLIYLEVFYLIRKQLNKKVSGSSGDPQKYYGKELKIAKSLALILFLFALSWLPLHILNCITLFSPDCQKPSILTYIAIFLTHGNSAMNPIVYAFRIQKFRTTFLQIWNQHFRCRAMPPSDDEDPPEEKLDN, from the coding sequence GTACAAGATGGTGGTGACGCAAAGGAGGGCATCAGTGGCCATCGCAGGCTGCTGGCTGCTCTCCTTCCTCGTAGGCCTAACGCCCATGTTTGGCTGGAATAACCTGGATAAGTTGAAACAGGAGGCCAATGGCAGCCTAGGTGACTTGGTGATTAAGTGTGAATTTGAGAAGGTCATCAGTATGGAATACATGGTATACTTCAACTTTTTTGTCTGGGTCCTCCCGCCTCTGCTGCTCATGGTCCTCATCTATCTGGAGGTCTTCTACCTGATCCGTAAGCAGCTCAACAAGAAGGTGTCAGGCTCTTCAGGGGACCCCCAGAAGTACTACGGGAAGGAGCTGAAGATTGCCAAGTCCCTGgccctcatcctcttcctctttgccCTCAGCTGGCTGCCCCTACACATACTCAACTGCATCACTCTCTTCTCCCCAGATTGCCAAAAACCCAGCATCCTCACCTACATTGCCATCTTCCTCACTCACGGCAACTCGGCCATGAACCCAATTGTCTACGCCTTCCGCATTCAGAAATTTCGGACCACCTTCCTGCAGATCTGGAACCAGCATTTCCGATGCCGGGCAATGCCCCCATCTGATGATGAGGATCCCCCCGAGGAGAAGCTGGATAATTAG